One genomic window of Cannabis sativa cultivar Pink pepper isolate KNU-18-1 chromosome 2, ASM2916894v1, whole genome shotgun sequence includes the following:
- the LOC115719041 gene encoding CRIB domain-containing protein RIC4 translates to MRERMERLVLLPFSIGCVSESSVAVGVHQPRRSSSSKTYTNPSYPIRPKELDQEYDHNHEDDEDDDESLSSGGESTKSSFRSLKPNISTGINRLFKGFKNISQIFVYKEEMEELEMDMEIGGPTDVKHVTHIGWDGSTTHNDAVKGWENLISPDLLNNDIDVVPWTSSFQFPSMATTHPHNNNNNNNNNQPPLVIKGSAS, encoded by the exons atgagagagagaatgGAAAGACTTGTACTTCTTCCATTTTCTATTGGTTGTGTCTCTGAATCAAGCGTGGCTGTTGGTGTACATCAACCAAGAAGATCGTCGTCATCCAAGACTTACACAAACCCTTCTTATCCCataa GGCCTAAAGAATTGGATCAAGAATATGATCACAATCATGAGGACGATGAGGATGATGATGAGAGCTTATCATCAGGTGGTGAAAGTACAAAGAGCTCATTTAGGTCTCTAAAGCCAAACATATCAACCGGAATCAATAGGCTGTTCAAGGGTTTCAAGAACATCTCTCAAATATTTG TTTACAAGGAAGAAATGGAAGAACTGGAGATGGATATGGAAATAGGAGGACCAACTGATGTAAAGCACGTGACACACATAGGTTGGGACGGTTCTACAACACATAACGACGCCGTTAAAGGTTGGGAGAATCTTATTTCTCCTGATTTGCTCAATAATGACATTGATGTTGTTCCTTGGACATCATCCTTTCAGTTCCCATCCATGGCTACTACACAtcctcataataataataataataataataataatcaaccACCTCTTGTTATTAAGGGCTCTGCCTCTTAA